AAGCGCTCACGCAGCTGCTCGACGGACTTGGTGACGTCCTCGTCCGACACCTCCACGGCGTCGACCTCGACCTCGATGCCGGAGTAGTCCGGGATCTCGAGGGCGGGGCGGATGTCGACCTCGGCGGTGAAGGCCAGCAGCTCGCCGTCCTTCAGCTCGGTGATGTCGACGTCGGGCTGGCCGAGGACGTTCAGCTCACCCTCGTTGACCGCTTCGGTGTAGAACTTCGGGAGCGCGTCGTTGACGGCCTCCTCCAGCACGGCGCCACGACCGAACCGCTGGTCGATGACCCGGGCCGGGATCTTGCCCTGACGGAAGCCCTTCACCGTGACCTGCTGGTTGATCTTTTTGTACGCCGCGTCGAGGCTGGGCTTGAGCTCCTCGAAGGGCACCTCGACAGTGAGCCGAACCCGAGTCGGGTTCAGGGTCTCCACGGCGCTCTTCACGGTTCGGTCTCCTTGGGGCTGACTTCTGGGGTTCTGCTTGAGATCTGCCCGTACCCGGCTGATCCGGGTCCGGCCGATCACGCCCGGTACACAGACACACGGGCACGCAGCTTGCATAGTAACCGCAAGGAGGATGACGCCCACAACGCGATCATGAACAGCCGCTGATCTTGCGGCATTGCCATGGTGGGCCGAGGTTCCGTCCCAGCGCGTCATGCCGGGCTGACCTGCTACTGGTCGGGGTGGCCGGATTCGAACCGACGACCTTCCGCTCCCAAAGCGGACGCGCTACCAAGCTGCGCCACACCCCGTCGGTGCGACACGTAGGGTACATGGCCGCAGGGGGCGCGGCTGCCAGTTATCGGGATGCCCGGCGGGCGCGGCCAGCGGGGAACGCGGCGGCGCACGCCGTCCGCGGGATGGGATGTGCGGCACACCGCCATGACCCGCTAGGATGCACTGCGTGCCGAGGTCCTGCGACCTGTGGCGCTCGCGGGCGTAGCTCAATGGTAGAGCCCCAGTCTTCCAAACTGGCTACGCGGGTTCGATTCCCGTCGCCCGCTCGTAAGAGGAAACCCCAGACCGATGGCCTGGGGTTTTCTGCTGTCCGGAACGGACTGACGCGCGCCTGCACACCTCTTCGCACCGCGGTCGCGGGTCAATAAGGTGGTCTGCATGGAGATCTGGCTCAATCCCGCGTGCTCCAAGTGCCGTTCGGCCGTGGAGATCCTCGACGAGGCGGGCGCCCACTACACCGTGCGCAGATATCTCGAAGACCCGCCGGACGCCGATGATCTGCGCGGTGTGCTGACGCGGCTGGGCCTGGAGCCCTGGGACATCACCCGGACCCAGGAGACCGAGGCGAAGGAACTGGGTCTTGGGGAGTGGGAGCGCACCGACGCCGCGCGCGAGCGGTGGATAGCGGCGCTGGCGGCACACCCCCGGCTGATCCAGCGCCCGATCATCACCGCGGACGACGGCTCGGCGCTGGTCGGGCGGAGCGAGGATGCCGTGCGCGAGGCCGTGGCGCGGGCCGGGGGCGAAGAGACCTCGAACGGCTGAACCCCGTGCGGCGCACGGCACGGGGAGGCCGGCGGACACCTTGAGGCGGGCCGCCTAGAAGGTGATGTGGTTGATGGTGTCCGCAATCGAGTTGAGGAACCGGTTGATGGACGGCGCCATGCCCGTGGAGGCGAGGAAGAAGCCGAACAGTATGGCGACGAACGCCGGGCCCGCCTTGATCGACTTCCCTCTGATCAGCACGATCAGAATGATCCCCAACAGCAGCACAACTGACAGCGATAGAGCCACACTGATCACACCCTCGGTCGGAACGCCTCACCGGCCCGGGGGCATGCCGCGCACACCCCCCTGCACCCATCGTGCCACCAACTCCATGCCCACTGCAGGCCGGTGACGAATCATCGGCCAACGCTTTGCCCGATTCCAGCCGGTGGTGGTCCGTGGGGCCGCGGCGGGGTGACGCGCGGGTGGCGCGGCGGTGGCCGCAGGGTGACCACGAAAGGCCGGGCCGGGTGACGTATTTCCCTCGCCTGATGCCGCGTCGGTAATTCGCTCCGGTCATTCGTCGACCGCATTCCGCTCATTCCTGCGGGCCCGGAGGATTTCCTGTCCGTGGCATCCGTCACTGTCTTACGGTGCGCCACGAAGGCTTATTAGCATTCGTACATAAGACTAAGGAATGGGACATTCCCCTAGAGTCGTTTGCGGGGGATACGGGGTGATTTGAGGGGATGATCGGGGGCGAATCGGGCGGCTGGAGGAGGGCCTCTCCCCCACGATTGCGGATTTTATCCGCGGGCCGTCCACGGCGGAAGGCCGAGGAAAACCCGAGGGAACCCCGAGGGAACCCCGAGGAAAAGGGGAATGGCTCCGATGCGGTTTTACGCATTCGCCGACCGCCGCTATCGTGCCTCCAATGTTTCCCGCTGCCGCGACACCCCGACGCGAACTTCCCCCTGCCCGGGCGGCGGAGGGCACGGACCGGGCGGAGCCCGCGGAGCAGTCGTCGGGCACGGCACCGGCCACGGCGGCGCCCGCACCGAAGAGCGAGGGCCGCAACGCGTTCTTCGACAACGCGAAGTACCTGGCCATCGTGCTGGTGGCGATGGGGCACGCCTGGGAACCGCTGACCGACGGCAGCCGGGCCGCCGAGGCGCTCTACATGACCGTCTACACCTTCCACATGCCGGCCTTCATCATCATTTCCGGTTACTTCTCGCGCAGCTTCGACATGCGCAAGGACCGGTTGCAGCGGCTGGTGACCGGGGTCGCGGTCCCCTACATCCTCTTCGAGACGGCCTATGCGTTCTTCAAGCGCTGGGCGGACGACGATCCCGGGCACCCCGTCAGCCTGCTCGACCCGTGGTTCCTGACGTGGTTCCTGGTGGCCCTGTTCATCTGGCGGCTGACCACCCCGCTGTGGAAGGTGGTGCGCTGGCCGATTCCGCTCGCGGTGGCCATCGCCGTCATGGCCTCGGTGTCCCCGGACATCGGCGATGACCTGGACCTCCAGCGGGTGCTCCAGTTCCTCCCGTTCTTCGTCCTGGGGCTGGCGCTGCGGCCGGAGCACTTCAAGATGGTGCAGCGGCGGGCGGTGCGGATCGCTTCGCTGCCGGTCTTCGCCGGTGCGCTGCTGATGGCCTACTGGGCCGCGCCCCGGATGTCCTCGGCGTGGTTCTACCACCGGGACAGCGCCCAGGAGCTGGGCACCACCTGGTGGATCGGCGCGATCATGACACTGGCGCTCTTCGGCTGCTCGATCGTGATGGTGGCCTGCTTCTTCTCCTGGGTGCCGACGCGGCGGACGTGGTTCACGGTGCTGGGCGCCGGGACGCTGTACGGCTATCTGCTGCACGGTTTCCTGGCCAAGGGCTCGCGGTTCTGGGGCTGGTTCGACGACTACGCCTGGCTGCACTCGCCGCTCGGTGAGATCGCGGTCACGCTGATCGGGGGCGGCATCGTGACGGCCCTGTGCACCCCGCCGGTCCGCCGGGCGTTCCGCTTCGCGATGGAGCCGACGATGGCCTGGGCGTTCCGGAAGGACCCGGCCGACGCGGCACGGGCCCGCGTCAGCGCCTGAGCGCGCTTCCTGCCGGGACCGGCGAAGCAGGACCCGCCGGAAGGGGAGAGCGGCCGGGCCGCTTCTCCGTCACGGGCGCTTCCCTCACGGGCGCTTCCCTCACGGGCGCTTCCGTCACGCGTCCCGGCAGATCAGCAGCAGCGCGCGGTCGTCGTTGACGTCCTTGGCGACGGCCTCGATCAGATGCCAGGCGGCCCCGGCGAAGCCACTGGCCACATAGCGGTCGGCCTCGCCGGTGAGCCGGTCGATGCCCTCGGCGATATCGCGGTCGGCGGCCTCGACCAGGCCGTCGGTGAACAGCATCAGCACATCGCCCGGCCGCAGCCTCCCCTTGACCGGGTCGAACTGGGCGCCGTCGTAGACGCCGAGCAGCGGCCCCTCGCCCGACTTCTCCTCCCAGCGGCCGCTGCCGGCGCTGAGCTGGAGAGCCGGCAGATGTCCCGCGGAGAGCAGCTCGTAGTCGCCCGATTCGAGGTCGAGGACGAGATGGATGGAGGTCGCGAACCCCTCGTCCCAGTCCTGGCGCAGCAGATAGCCGTTGGCGGCGGGCAGGAAGCCGTGCGGCGGCAGCGAGCCGAGCAGGCCGCCGAAGGCGCCGGACAGCAGCAGGGCGCGGGAGGCCGCGTCCATGCCCTTGCCGGAGACATCGGTCAACACCACTTCGAGGATGTGGCCGCCGTGGGTGCGGGAGGCCACCACGAAGTCGCCGGAGAAGGACTGCCCGCCGGCCGGGCGCAGCGCCATCTCGTGGTGCCAGCCCTCGGGCAGCGTGGGCAGTTTGCTCTGGACGCGGATGCGTTCGCGCAGGTCGAAGAGCATCGTGCCGCCACGCCGCCAGGGCACCCCGACCCGGCTGCGGAACTGCGCGATCAGCAGTCCGAAGAACCCGACCGCGGCGACGACCAGGACCGTGCCCGGGGTGATCCGCTCCGGTCCTTCGTCGTACGGGCCGAACAGCGCGGCCTCGACGACCAGTGCGGCCGCGGAGGCGCCGTACAGGACCAGGAGGTTGGCCGGCCGCAGCAGCAGTCCGCCGGCGATGACCGGGAGGACCAGGGCCGTCGGGGCGATCCATTCCGGCCACCGGAGCGTGCCCGCGGCGATGGCGGGTATGGCGATGAGGAGGACGGCGAGCGCGAACCGGTCGGAGCCGTCTCCGCGGAAGTAGTCGACCCCGGCCTTGCGCACGCCGATGCGGGCCCGGTGCAGACCTTTGTGCATCCGGGCCGTCAGGGTGTCCGTGCCCTGGCCGCGTGTCATTTCTCTGGGACCCTATCCACCCGTTCGGCGGCGCGTCGATTCGCCGCACGTCGCCCTGGCCCCTCACCGGGAAACCCTGTTCGAAATGCGGTCGCGCGTCCGGAGAGTGTCCTGTTAGGCATGGAGTATGGCGACGGAATTGCGGGACCTGCGGGACGTCGAATGGGACAGCTGGTCCGACACGTTCGACCTGGCCTTCGGGGGGCTGCCGCTGCCTCCTGAGGAGCGCGCCCTGCGGCGTGAGCTCACCGAGACCGGGCGCTCCTTCGGCGTGTGGGACGACGGCGCGTGGGACGACGGCGGGTGGGTCGCCACGGCGGGATCGTTCTCGTTCGGGCTCACGGTTCCGGGCGGGGCCGAGGTGCCCGTTGCGGGCGTCTCGATGGTCAGTGTGCAGCCGACGCACCGCCGCCGCGGGCTGCTGCGTTCGATGATGCGCCACCAGCTGGCGGACGTCCGGGAGCGCGGTGAGCCGCTGGCGGTGCTGACCGCCTCGGAGCCGGCGATCTACGGCCGGTTCGGCTACGGTCCTGCGGCCCAGGACATGCAGCTG
This Streptomyces decoyicus DNA region includes the following protein-coding sequences:
- a CDS encoding arsenate reductase family protein is translated as MEIWLNPACSKCRSAVEILDEAGAHYTVRRYLEDPPDADDLRGVLTRLGLEPWDITRTQETEAKELGLGEWERTDAARERWIAALAAHPRLIQRPIITADDGSALVGRSEDAVREAVARAGGEETSNG
- a CDS encoding acyltransferase family protein; protein product: MFPAAATPRRELPPARAAEGTDRAEPAEQSSGTAPATAAPAPKSEGRNAFFDNAKYLAIVLVAMGHAWEPLTDGSRAAEALYMTVYTFHMPAFIIISGYFSRSFDMRKDRLQRLVTGVAVPYILFETAYAFFKRWADDDPGHPVSLLDPWFLTWFLVALFIWRLTTPLWKVVRWPIPLAVAIAVMASVSPDIGDDLDLQRVLQFLPFFVLGLALRPEHFKMVQRRAVRIASLPVFAGALLMAYWAAPRMSSAWFYHRDSAQELGTTWWIGAIMTLALFGCSIVMVACFFSWVPTRRTWFTVLGAGTLYGYLLHGFLAKGSRFWGWFDDYAWLHSPLGEIAVTLIGGGIVTALCTPPVRRAFRFAMEPTMAWAFRKDPADAARARVSA
- a CDS encoding PP2C family protein-serine/threonine phosphatase; its protein translation is MTRGQGTDTLTARMHKGLHRARIGVRKAGVDYFRGDGSDRFALAVLLIAIPAIAAGTLRWPEWIAPTALVLPVIAGGLLLRPANLLVLYGASAAALVVEAALFGPYDEGPERITPGTVLVVAAVGFFGLLIAQFRSRVGVPWRRGGTMLFDLRERIRVQSKLPTLPEGWHHEMALRPAGGQSFSGDFVVASRTHGGHILEVVLTDVSGKGMDAASRALLLSGAFGGLLGSLPPHGFLPAANGYLLRQDWDEGFATSIHLVLDLESGDYELLSAGHLPALQLSAGSGRWEEKSGEGPLLGVYDGAQFDPVKGRLRPGDVLMLFTDGLVEAADRDIAEGIDRLTGEADRYVASGFAGAAWHLIEAVAKDVNDDRALLLICRDA